The following is a genomic window from Prevotella sp. E13-17.
TTCGAGCGTACCAGCGAGATGATGATGATGTCGCGCTCCTGTCCTTGGAAACCATCCACCGTGTTGATGCTGATCAGGTGGCGGAAGGGTTTGAAGAACTCGCGTTTGCGCACTAACTGGCGCAGGTACTGCACCTGTGCTCTGTAGGGCGAGATGATGCCCACGTCCAGTCGTTCGTCCAGAATGCGTTCCTTGCCAATCATCTCGAAGTAGGCTTGCAGCGACAACAGCGTCAGTTCGGCCTCGGTCTTGTTCACGCGTCCGAACGACTCGCCCACGAACTCCTCCTTGCCTTCATACTGCGACGTGTCAATCCATGTCATGGGCAGGTCCAGATCCAGAATGCTGCGGTGCTTCACCTCGGGTGCCGACACCATCTGGTTGTGGTAGAACCAGTCGCTGGAGAAGCGCATGATGTCTTCGTGCATGCGGTATTGTATGCGTAGCAGCGTCACCACCTCGGGCTTTAGGTGGGCAATGCGCTCCATCAGTGTGCGCCCCAGTCCGCCTTTCAGCGCTTCGTAGCACTTCACGGTAGGCGGCAGCTGACAGTGGTCGCCGGCAAAGACCACGCGCCCGGCCCGGCGGATAGGTATCCAACAAGCAGCTTCAAGCGCTTGGGCTGCCTCGTCGATAAACAGCGTGCCAAACTTCATGCCGTCCAGCAATCGGTTGGCTGAGCCTACCAGTGTGCAGGCAACGACGCGAGCTTCGCCAAACAGTTCGGTATTGATGCGTATTTCTATCTCCGTGGCACGACTCTTCAGTCGGTCCATCTTCTGGTGCCAGTTGTCGCTACGCTTGCGTTGCGCCCGCAGTTCGCGTATGGCTTTGCGTATGGCCCACAGCTGCGGATAGTCGGGGTGCGCCTCGAAGCGTCGCTCGTAGGTGAACGACAACATCTTGTCATCCACGCGTGTGGGGTTGCCGATGCGCAGCACGTTGAGGCCGCGGTCCACCAGTTTCTCGCTGATCCAATCCACCGCCATGTTGCTCTGTGCGCATACCAGCACCTGACTCTCGCGGCGTAGGGTCTCGTAGATAGCCTCTACCAGTGTCGTGGTCTTGCCTGTTCCTGGCGGTCCGTGAACGATGGCAACATCCTTGGCACGCAACACCTCGTTGACCGCATGCTCTTGGGTGGCGTTGAGGTAGGGAAACCCCATGTCTGGAAACGAGAACGTCTCTGCCTTCTGCCGTGTGTAGAACAGGTCCCGCAGATAGCCCAACCGCCCTTTGGCACGCATGGTGCGCTCCAACGCCTCGAACATCAGGCGGTAGCTGGTCTCGTCGAAGAACAGCTGTACGCCCAGTTGTCCGTCGGTCACCTGCAGGTCGGCAACAGGAAAGCTGTCTGGCACGGCTACCACCATGCGGTCACCATCCACATAGCTCACCGTGCCGGGCATAGAGAAGAAGTGCATGTCCTTCTCATGTTGCACAAAGAACTGTACGGGTTTGCCGAACTCAAAGTTGTGGTCGGTGTCGTCGTCGGTGTTCCGATACACCTCTACGCACAGCTGGTTCAGCGAGTTAAAGTAGCTCTTGCCCAGTCGCAATGGCATCCACGCATCGCCACGACTCACGCGTCGCAGCATGCCAATGGTCTTGGTGTGCTCCTGGAAAGCCTTCTTTTCCTCATCGTACTCCATCTGAAGCAACATACGTTGCTGCTGAAGTTCTAATATCGGTGACAGCGTCTCGTTCATCAGTGCAAAAGTACTAAAAATGAATGGAATAGACAAGCGAAACGTAAAAATAGCATCTTGTTTATCGTTATATTAGAAACTTTTCGTATATTTGCCGCAGAAAATATAATCTTGCCTGTATGATGAATCATTTTAAGCTAATTATAATAACCCTATTGGTTGCTTTTGGGAATCATGGTATCGTGCATGCTCAATCGAAGCGTGAGCAGGATCCAAAGTATGTCGCCCTTCGCGACACAATGGTTCGTGCCTTCAACAATGATGACAGTATCCATTTTTATGCTGCGCTGAATAATTTTGAGTCCTATCTTCTGGAACGTAACGACCTGCATGGCTATTACACCCAGCGATGCAACGAGATTATCTTTCTGATGAATCGCCAGGAGATTTTTGAGGCTTACAAGCTGGCGCGCAAGCTTATTAGCGAACTGCAGGAGAGACAACTGGACAGCGAGATGTATATGGCTGTCAACATGATGGGGCATATCAATAATTATTGTGGCAACAAAGAGGCTGCCAAGAATAATTTCCGTGAGGTGATTGCGCGTTTGGAGAAGCAGGGCTACTACGAAAGCATGCCACCCATCTACATGAATATCGTCAACGTGTCATTAGACGACGACCCCGAGGAGGCCATGAAACTGTTGGATAAGGCGCGTGATATAGCTGTCAAATACTCACCAGAACGCGTTTTCGACATCGATACTCGCAAGACGCTGACCTACTTTGCCGACGATAAGCTAGACCTCTTCAAACAGGGCTACGAGGCCTATGTCGAAGGCGTAAAAGAAGGTAAAAGCTCTGTGCATGGCCGTTTGCTCGAGGCCTACTATCAGGCTTCTATTGGCAACACCGAGAAGGCTGTAGAGCTGGCTCGTCAGTTGGGTGATGATGGTCATGAAGCCATCACGATGATCTACAAGAAGGCGGGCCTGTGGGAGAAAGCCTATAACTCCCTCAACGATTTGCTGGTGGCCAACGACTCTGTCATCAACGTGGTGCTGAACAACAGCATGCAGGGGCTGCAGGATGACATGGCATTATACGAGAGCGAACGTGAGGCGGCACGTGCCAAAATGATTGGTCTTACAGT
Proteins encoded in this region:
- a CDS encoding sensor histidine kinase KdpD, whose protein sequence is MMNHFKLIIITLLVAFGNHGIVHAQSKREQDPKYVALRDTMVRAFNNDDSIHFYAALNNFESYLLERNDLHGYYTQRCNEIIFLMNRQEIFEAYKLARKLISELQERQLDSEMYMAVNMMGHINNYCGNKEAAKNNFREVIARLEKQGYYESMPPIYMNIVNVSLDDDPEEAMKLLDKARDIAVKYSPERVFDIDTRKTLTYFADDKLDLFKQGYEAYVEGVKEGKSSVHGRLLEAYYQASIGNTEKAVELARQLGDDGHEAITMIYKKAGLWEKAYNSLNDLLVANDSVINVVLNNSMQGLQDDMALYESEREAARAKMIGLTVIIVLLIMLVVALFYIVNSRRRHTAQLTSAYQHALESDKMKRAFIRNVSHQIRTPLNIVSGFSQLFTDTDMQLSTEERRMHAEMIAKNTQLITSLVDEILELSENESTTSIDKNDVVQVSSLLQTLQTENSEGLSEKIEIKIDCGVDEDYAFRSNASVLKRVLNILIENAKKYTVAGSITLSAQQEDHQLVLSVTDTGVGISETDAERIFERFVKLDDFKEGLGLGLSLCRVLVKHLGGSVSLDTTYHNGARFVITLPNT
- a CDS encoding AAA domain-containing protein, with product MNETLSPILELQQQRMLLQMEYDEEKKAFQEHTKTIGMLRRVSRGDAWMPLRLGKSYFNSLNQLCVEVYRNTDDDTDHNFEFGKPVQFFVQHEKDMHFFSMPGTVSYVDGDRMVVAVPDSFPVADLQVTDGQLGVQLFFDETSYRLMFEALERTMRAKGRLGYLRDLFYTRQKAETFSFPDMGFPYLNATQEHAVNEVLRAKDVAIVHGPPGTGKTTTLVEAIYETLRRESQVLVCAQSNMAVDWISEKLVDRGLNVLRIGNPTRVDDKMLSFTYERRFEAHPDYPQLWAIRKAIRELRAQRKRSDNWHQKMDRLKSRATEIEIRINTELFGEARVVACTLVGSANRLLDGMKFGTLFIDEAAQALEAACWIPIRRAGRVVFAGDHCQLPPTVKCYEALKGGLGRTLMERIAHLKPEVVTLLRIQYRMHEDIMRFSSDWFYHNQMVSAPEVKHRSILDLDLPMTWIDTSQYEGKEEFVGESFGRVNKTEAELTLLSLQAYFEMIGKERILDERLDVGIISPYRAQVQYLRQLVRKREFFKPFRHLISINTVDGFQGQERDIIIISLVRSNDEGQIGFLRDLRRMNVAITRARMKLIILGDRQTMTKHPFYRKLWEYIAALQ